A region of the Falco peregrinus isolate bFalPer1 chromosome 4, bFalPer1.pri, whole genome shotgun sequence genome:
ATTTATTAGATTAACTTTGACACTTAATGATAGAAGTACCTCATAATTTGTCATCTTCTATGTAACTGCACCTTAGGTTTTTGAATAGCAGTGATGTTAAACACAGTTATTTTATATAGAAATGTAAGATctgatcttttccttttcctttttttttttttttttaattatactaGACCTATTAAAGCTGCgattcaggaaaagaaacagacatttGAAGAATTCCTGGAAGAACAGATAAAACTAGAAGAGCAGCGTCGGGAGCAAACCCAGAAGTTACAggttatttgtatttttaactttattgTTCTTTATGTGTTGTTCCAAGATGTGATaggtgctttaaaaatgtacaagGAAGATTCTAACATCAACAGCTACCACTGAATGCAATATTCACgttcttaaaatgaaacagtaagCCTCAAATACTTCACTTGTTTAAGATGTCTTTAGAAACCCAGTAGAAATGTAGTGTATAAACTCCTAGTCATACGTGGGGTTTATTTGAAGAAATCTTGAAACTGTGTAACATTTTATGTTTGACTTTTTCCTTACCCCTTTTCAGAGGACAAATGGATCAGCTGTTCAAAAACCAGTGATCAAGCGACCCTTCCTGAAAAGAGGAGAAGGCTTAACAAGATTCACTAATGCCAAATCTAATATTACAAAACCTGGAAGAAACACCCCAAAACTTCAACAAAAGGCTTCAGACGACAGAAATGTTACTAAAGTAGACGGAtcacaaatacagaagaaaaccgTGCCTCCTGGCAAAGAACTGGTTCCTGAGAACCCTTTAGCACAGTGTAAAAAATATAACCATGCTGATAAAGCAAAACATTGTCCTATTCAGAAGACCCTGGTACTCAGGAAtcacaatggaaaaaatatagaaacaAGAATGCAACCAGGAAAAAATCATGATGGACAGATGAAAGATTCTTTCCCATCAGAAATTAACaacaaagtagaaaataaagagaactTAGTAGGATTTGATAAGTTTAACATTGGCAAAATCCGAAAAAAATTACCTGGCACAGAAAAACCTCAGTTGCCTTGTGAGCTGGCCAGTGCCTTTTCTAATTCTAAATGTCCTGTAGGTAACCCTGTAAAAGATTCAGAACTGTCTTTTGAAGTTTCATTCCAGAATAAGctggaaaactgggaaaaagaaaaagaaaaagagaatctAGAATTAGATGAATTTTTGTTTCTAGAACAAGCTGCAGATGAAATATCTTTCTCAAGTAATTCTTCATTTGTGCAAAGGATCTTAGCTCAAGATCAGCAGACTTTAAAAGGCCGTAGAATGTCTTCTACCCCTATCAAggtaaaacagcagcaagtaAAGGCACTGGCTGCTGAACTTACAAataaggaaaatagaaaagcagaCTGTATGATACAGGGAAATATAAATGATAGAGCAGTCATGCATACAGTCTCAAATTCAGGAACAGCTTTTAGAATGAAGGATCCATTGAATAAAACAGACAGTGtaatattttcagcttcttctatgacagcagctcctgctttaaaaagtaatcAGTGGATTGTAAATGAAGATAAGGGTGAAGGCAGTGGTGATACTACTACAGATTCTGAGAGTGAATTTGAGACCACATTAAAGCATGAAAATGAAGATGCAAGGACATCCGTTATAAGCCATAGGGAAAGTGATCCAGAATTTTTTGATTATGGAGGTTCTGTTACAGACatcagcaaagaaagcaaaaatggagATGGTGACCTTGGCTTGTCAGACAAAGATTGCAGTGCACTGTTAAAGCAAAAGATTCTAAAAGCTTCAGACCATCAGAAAAACATGTCTTGTATAAGTAGGAATAAGTTTGAGTTTGATGATGAAAGAACATGGAGTGACCTGGATGAAACTGATGTTAACAGTGATTTACCTgaaaaatacactaaaaaacCTTTACAGATGGACTTTTCCAGTAAGAATGACACAACTGTCCCAGATAAGGTAATAAAGAGGAAAGTTGCGTCAAAGAGAGGAGATGAAATATCCGAAGAGTCTGCAGTGGACACTGATTCAAATGGACCTCCCGCATCAAACCTGATGATGAAGCTGTTCCTTTCACTGAAACCGAAACAGAAGGCAGGCTGTCATTCAGAGCGTGAAATCAAATCAAATGTGGAACAGGAGCCAGGAGGTGAGAGAACAGCAACTGGTAGGAAATGAAGACATATTACAAGTCTTTCCTTCTAACACCTAAGCTGCAACCTGACATTACACCAAAGGGTGTAAGTACAGACTTCTGCTGCAGGAAATGGCTCTCTTCTCACCTTTCATCTCCTCTCCTGGTTGCATGTCTGATGTCTGATCTAACAATTATGTAGCTTGCAGGATGAGTACAATCAGTGaaagtttcatttattttatttttctaatttttttctttcctggaggCTAGTTTTCTGTCAGGCCAGCTCATTGGACTAACTTGATCTGGAGCTTCTGGGTCACTGTTTCTAAATGAAGGGAAGTACCAAAGGCATGCCGAAAATGAAGCGGTACCTCCCTTTCCGCTACATTTGTACCAGAGCAGGGTAATGCCGTGCACTGTTAGGTTAGCTTCTTCCTCTTACAAAATATAAGGAGGCAGCAGCCCTGTCCGTATTTTCCAACAGTAGTACAGTATCTAGAGAATTCATGTGCAATATGGGGAACATGGATtcacttttctgctttgccCAAGCTGATTTTGACCATGTAGTCATAGCCAGGAAGGACTCCTCTAAAGCTCCTGTTGAAGCTTTTATGCGTTTATGTGAGATcatgaaaaatgcagttgttCAGTGAGATCAGGGTGGCATGGCCTAGGACTGAAATCTTTTCTCTCTTAGGTGGTGAGCTCTTGGTTTCAAACTCTGCTCCAGTGAATGTTCAGgattttgtttaggtttttatGAGAAGTTCACATGAAAGTAGCTACTTCTGCTTATTGTTTTGTGCAGAATTGATTTTGTAGGGTTGTCTAGACGTGCCTGCTAGATGATGTTTGCAGGAAGAGGGCTAGGGTGCTGGTTTTTTATTGAATCTCACAGCATTTAAGGGTGAATGAGGCAACTACCTACACTGCAGTATCAGTATTTAGGCTCTTCTGTTGCATACTCAGAAGCAGACTATTGAAATTCTGGGAGTGTTAAGTAGTGACTGAACAGGAAACggatggaaaaaaaaggccACGAATCCCATTATCAGCTTTGCAATAGATTTCAGATTAGTGATGGCTGTGAGCAGGCTTTGGTGTtgaataaaacttaaaaaaaacctagaacCATAAACTGTCCTGTTTGATGCTTGGCCCTTATAccttcatttaatttctctagCTTGACATGAAGCCCTTCACATTCCAATTCCTAATACATACTTAGTTCTACAAGGATGATAATGTACTCAGTATTTGAGGTACTTCACTAAACGGTGCAGAGTGCTTTACAGTGTCACTTCTGTGTGATTTGAATAGTAGAAATTTTTGCAATACTATTGCTATATCTAAAATAGTAtaacttgatttatttatttaactggTGCATGATAATTGTTTACTTCAGTCTTACAGATGGCACTTACGATAACTTGCATCTGGCTGTTCTTTGACAGGAAAGACTGTTCCATCCCAGGTACTGAGAGAGAGACTCACTGAACTGGAAACTGAAATAGAGAGATTCAGAGCTGAAAACGCAACTCTAACTAAACTCCGTGAAGAAAGAGAACATGCCTTGGCAAGTATCAGgtaattttcagttaaaatgttttggtgCATTCACTTACATAGTATGTTGCAGACTATTGTAATGTCCAGTTACCAACAGCACAGGTAAATTATTGACGTATTTTGGTTATAGTGGAGACATAGGTCCAGAACTGGTTGTTGCTCTATGTATATATTAAACTGTAATTATTACTCACACACAAATTATAATATTAAGAACCCCTACTAGTTTAATATGATATCCTGAAAGGCTATACTTGGAGAATTTGTATACTTCTGTTCTGAGTGATAACACAGCCCTAAATTCGTCTTTCAGAACTGATCTTTATGCTAACATGATTgatgcttttcctttggatCGGACGTTGGTGTGTACAaactaagaatatttttatttgaactgGGGGACTTGTAAGTGACATATAGAGCAGAATAATTATCTCTGGTGACTAAAATGTGGCATACCTATTGCTACCaaagtctgttttgttttttttggaaACAGCATCATGTCACTGGATGATGTTTTGATTTGTCGTCTCCTGCTGTCAGCAGATTCTTTTCCCTGGTACTTTTGGGGCAGTGGTGTTCTACTGCTTTGAAGAATGTTGGAAGATTTTAGCAAAAGCTTTGTTAAATTCAGGATAACTTTTGTGACTAGATGATCTAAAAATGGAAATTGCTGGACTTCAAACACTTAACTGTGTGACAATTCTTACTCCTTAAATAACTAATACTATTTATGGTTAAGTCTTCTTGAGGGTAACATGCTGGTTTGGAATAAATGACCGCAAAATTCAgactctttattttcttccttaaaatcCAGATTGTAAGTCATTTTGGGCTAAAACTACAACTTTGTTTCATAATTATAGGAAAGAAATTGCGGACTTTCAACAGCAGAAAGCCCAAGAACTGGCTGAAAtagaagaatataaaaaaaaggaaatcaaaaaACTGCAAAAGGAGCGtaaagtttttgaaaaatataccACAGAAGCTAGAGCAAttccagataaaaaagaacGTGATGAAATTCAGgtacaaaaatatattattctAGTCCACACGGGAACACGTAAATTCATTTAAAGGCAGTCAAGAACTGAATTCTAATTTGATTGAAGGGTTGCAAGTGATTTCAGGGTGGGAACTGTTACTAGGGAACTAACGGAGGGACGAACTACAGTCTTCCAGATGTTGTTTGATGGTTTTAAGGCAAACCCCCTTGAGCAAATACTTTTGTCATGTTTCTATAATAGAAACTGCTCATGAGTATGGTAGAATGATTTCAACTTTGATACAAAATTACTGTCATTCATACTAAGTTGTAAGTTTTTATTCATGATAGTGGATCAAAATGCAAAGTAGAACTGTACTTGTGTTTTATTCTGTCTATAACTGTTGTACATTAAATGTAGTGATTAGTTTTCAGAGTTACGTTTTGTTATTACTTGTAGGTGTTTAGCTATCAGACATGTAAGAAAGAAGATCTGGTTGTTCCTTCATTGTCGGGATGTATGGTATATGAGATGTACAGACAAGTCATATAAACATCATGCATGGATTTCCCTCCCTATTCCCTACaattttccctctttcagcAGGCTGAAGGAACATTTGCTATAACTAGCTAGGCAGATTTACATGTGTGTTATGTGCTTGTGTCCCCccaatttttctattttgaaggAACCTCTCAAGGGTAGCCTTAAAGATTTGATGTTTCTGTCTCGGGTGGATTTGTACTGGCCAATGTATTAAGTGTAAAGGATGTCAAGAAGTCAGTAAAGATACTTCCTGTGATTGAAGCTGAGCTTATAAAGTTGGTAGTCTGAAGTAAATAATATCtatttcagggaagaaaactaCTCTTACCTTTCACCCTCTGCCCCATCAAGCTGATCTTTTCCCACTCTTGTACGGTTTTTTGTGTACTTGTATTTCTATTAgaatattagtattttttaatatatttaaaaatgaaacctcttttatttataaatgtgtatttttctaaGGCTTTAAAACAGCAGATTGCAGAGTTACAggaagatttaaaacaaaaagaggtaAAATGGTCAACCACCCATCGACGCCTGAAAGATCGAATAGAAGCTTTAGTAAATGAGAATATGGACCTAAAAGAGGAAATCAAAATTATGGAGAGGTTTCGTCTAGAAGCCTGGAAGAAGGTGGAATCTGCtggaagcaggaggaaaacagaaaattctggGCCGACTCTAAAAAGAGCAGAATCTGTACGTTATTAATCTTGGtgttttaaattcttctgtGTGAATACTCTTTGAGTTTTGGATCATAAACTTGGAATCCGATAGCTACAacttaaatgtttaatttgctGATCTTGGGATTCCACTAGTGGTGACAGATGCAGAATTGTGTTAATGTCACATTCCCTCCAACTATGAGTGCTCACAACAGGCAGCATTCATTTTGTTGAGGAAATCATCTTAGAAATTCAAAATAATACAACTGTAAGAGAAAAATCATAGGTGGGATTTAACCTGTGAACCTCTGCACCGTAAGGATCAGCCAGGCAAACCAGGCAGTGTATCATTGGCTAAAGCAGTCATACTTGGTTTTGAAACTGTTAACTATTATATTGGATTGCTGGTACCAAATCAACATTCTGCAGTTGTTGGTAGCGAGGCAGCAGACAGGGGAAGAATTCCAAAGTACAGCTTGGGCTAACGTCACACAGGCCCTTCTGCTAAATCTCAAAAATGTAGCTTGTGAGGAAAGCTTCCAGTAAATTTCATGTCACATGGCTTAtaaattttgctgctgctgtatgaACAGTTATGAATAAATGCCCCGTAAACCACAAATAACTTCCTTTCTTCTAGTATCTACCAAACAGAGGTCCAAAAAGTCAAACCGCACCTCCACTTCTTCCAGTACAGAAGTGCAGCAAGATAAATGGCAAAAGCTGTTCACAGGCGAAAGGTATGTTTGTCCAATCAGGTAATTCTTAATGtgcattttttcttgtattaaaaaGAGTGCATCACCACCTCGAAAGGGGATAGAGAATAGTTGTAATGGACTTAAGCATAT
Encoded here:
- the CENPJ gene encoding centromere protein J isoform X1, which codes for MLMLHQQTKEYNVKMPAVEDPGSEQNFVAHWMSDSSRAGVLLDPSFTGLKINTEDLLSGPDNITAFPAEVLHLSDSCSVSDDSLCEESGSSRMLQQCTTETSFPAAAACNLETSKTDFVHGEVDGQNKSAHSDPLLQKLEQLKELQQQKQEQLKKQQMEQLQRLMEEQQKLLSMVSGQTAVLGYTVVAESQQLRPGHSAGLTTLHRLPSSGYQNVLEGRTYTSIVSPHTQDSDFLQKLDNKEHTSSLKNSLSGMSACEKQGKNMWCPEQKMEILMESDDDHIDPLCVKNADLSENSSRGKHLWTDTEERPIKAAIQEKKQTFEEFLEEQIKLEEQRREQTQKLQRTNGSAVQKPVIKRPFLKRGEGLTRFTNAKSNITKPGRNTPKLQQKASDDRNVTKVDGSQIQKKTVPPGKELVPENPLAQCKKYNHADKAKHCPIQKTLVLRNHNGKNIETRMQPGKNHDGQMKDSFPSEINNKVENKENLVGFDKFNIGKIRKKLPGTEKPQLPCELASAFSNSKCPVGNPVKDSELSFEVSFQNKLENWEKEKEKENLELDEFLFLEQAADEISFSSNSSFVQRILAQDQQTLKGRRMSSTPIKVKQQQVKALAAELTNKENRKADCMIQGNINDRAVMHTVSNSGTAFRMKDPLNKTDSVIFSASSMTAAPALKSNQWIVNEDKGEGSGDTTTDSESEFETTLKHENEDARTSVISHRESDPEFFDYGGSVTDISKESKNGDGDLGLSDKDCSALLKQKILKASDHQKNMSCISRNKFEFDDERTWSDLDETDVNSDLPEKYTKKPLQMDFSSKNDTTVPDKVIKRKVASKRGDEISEESAVDTDSNGPPASNLMMKLFLSLKPKQKAGCHSEREIKSNVEQEPGGKTVPSQVLRERLTELETEIERFRAENATLTKLREEREHALASIRKEIADFQQQKAQELAEIEEYKKKEIKKLQKERKVFEKYTTEARAIPDKKERDEIQALKQQIAELQEDLKQKEVKWSTTHRRLKDRIEALVNENMDLKEEIKIMERFRLEAWKKVESAGSRRKTENSGPTLKRAESYLPNRGPKSQTAPPLLPVQKCSKINGKSCSQAKGKLSRTPASGLASDRSNSETTTPLEDSSRTFMVDTSPNEACVSLPSGPACTDSEEIQRETAYPDGKVEKFLKNGCHLIFFPNGTWKKVGSDGKTVTITFFNGDVKQVMPDQTVIYYYADAKTTHTTYSDGLEVLQFSNGQIEKHYPDGKKEITFPDQTIKNLFTDGQEESIFPDGTIVRIQRDGSKTIEFTNGQRELHTSQFKRREYPDGTVKTVYLNGQQETKYTSGRIRVKDKDGNIIMDTKV
- the CENPJ gene encoding centromere protein J isoform X2, whose amino-acid sequence is MLMLHQQTKEYNVKMPAVEDPGSEQNFVAHWMSDSSRAGVLLDPSFTGLKINTEDLLSGPDNITAFPAEVLHLSDSCSVSDDSLCEESGSSRMLQQCTTETSFPAAAACNLETSKTDFVHGEVDGQNKSAHSDPLLQKLEQLKELQQQKQEQLKKQQMEQLQRLMEEQQKLLSMVSGQTAVLGYTVVAESQQLRPGHSAGLTTLHRLPSSGYQNVLEGRTYTSIVSPHTQDSDFLQKLDNKEHTSSLKNSLSGMSACEKQGKNMWCPEQKMEILMESDDDHIDPLCVKNADLSENSSRGKHLWTDTEERPIKAAIQEKKQTFEEFLEEQIKLEEQRREQTQKLQRTNGSAVQKPVIKRPFLKRGEGLTRFTNAKSNITKPGRNTPKLQQKASDDRNVTKVDGSQIQKKTVPPGKELVPENPLAQCKKYNHADKAKHCPIQKTLVLRNHNGKNIETRMQPGKNHDGQMKDSFPSEINNKVENKENLVGFDKFNIGKIRKKLPGTEKPQLPCELASAFSNSKCPVGNPVKDSELSFEVSFQNKLENWEKEKEKENLELDEFLFLEQAADEISFSSNSSFVQRILAQDQQTLKGRRMSSTPIKVKQQQVKALAAELTNKENRKADCMIQGNINDRAVMHTVSNSGTAFRMKDPLNKTDSVIFSASSMTAAPALKSNQWIVNEDKGEGSGDTTTDSESEFETTLKHENEDARTSVISHRESDPEFFDYGGSVTDISKESKNGDGDLGLSDKDCSALLKQKILKASDHQKNMSCISRNKFEFDDERTWSDLDETDVNSDLPEKYTKKPLQMDFSSKNDTTVPDKVIKRKVASKRGDEISEESAVDTDSNGPPASNLMMKLFLSLKPKQKAGCHSEREIKSNVEQEPGGKTVPSQVLRERLTELETEIERFRAENATLTKLREEREHALASIRKEIADFQQQKAQELAEIEEYKKKEIKKLQKERKVFEKYTTEARAIPDKKERDEIQALKQQIAELQEDLKQKEVKWSTTHRRLKDRIEALVNENMDLKEEIKIMERFRLEAWKKVESAGSRRKTENSGPTLKRAESYLPNRGPKSQTAPPLLPVQKCSKINGKSCSQAKGKLSRTPASGLASDRSNSETTTPLEDSSRTFMDTSPNEACVSLPSGPACTDSEEIQRETAYPDGKVEKFLKNGCHLIFFPNGTWKKVGSDGKTVTITFFNGDVKQVMPDQTVIYYYADAKTTHTTYSDGLEVLQFSNGQIEKHYPDGKKEITFPDQTIKNLFTDGQEESIFPDGTIVRIQRDGSKTIEFTNGQRELHTSQFKRREYPDGTVKTVYLNGQQETKYTSGRIRVKDKDGNIIMDTKV
- the CENPJ gene encoding centromere protein J isoform X4, translating into MLMLHQQTKEYNVKMPAVEDPGSEQNFVAHWMSDSSRAGVLLDPSFTGLKINTEDLLSGPDNITAFPAEVLHLSDSCSVSDDSLCEESGSSRMLQQCTTETSFPAAAACNLETSKTDFVHGEVDGQNKSAHSDPLLQKLEQLKELQQQKQEQLKKQQMEQLQRLMEEQQKLLSMVSGQTAVLGKNMWCPEQKMEILMESDDDHIDPLCVKNADLSENSSRGKHLWTDTEERPIKAAIQEKKQTFEEFLEEQIKLEEQRREQTQKLQRTNGSAVQKPVIKRPFLKRGEGLTRFTNAKSNITKPGRNTPKLQQKASDDRNVTKVDGSQIQKKTVPPGKELVPENPLAQCKKYNHADKAKHCPIQKTLVLRNHNGKNIETRMQPGKNHDGQMKDSFPSEINNKVENKENLVGFDKFNIGKIRKKLPGTEKPQLPCELASAFSNSKCPVGNPVKDSELSFEVSFQNKLENWEKEKEKENLELDEFLFLEQAADEISFSSNSSFVQRILAQDQQTLKGRRMSSTPIKVKQQQVKALAAELTNKENRKADCMIQGNINDRAVMHTVSNSGTAFRMKDPLNKTDSVIFSASSMTAAPALKSNQWIVNEDKGEGSGDTTTDSESEFETTLKHENEDARTSVISHRESDPEFFDYGGSVTDISKESKNGDGDLGLSDKDCSALLKQKILKASDHQKNMSCISRNKFEFDDERTWSDLDETDVNSDLPEKYTKKPLQMDFSSKNDTTVPDKVIKRKVASKRGDEISEESAVDTDSNGPPASNLMMKLFLSLKPKQKAGCHSEREIKSNVEQEPGGKTVPSQVLRERLTELETEIERFRAENATLTKLREEREHALASIRKEIADFQQQKAQELAEIEEYKKKEIKKLQKERKVFEKYTTEARAIPDKKERDEIQALKQQIAELQEDLKQKEVKWSTTHRRLKDRIEALVNENMDLKEEIKIMERFRLEAWKKVESAGSRRKTENSGPTLKRAESYLPNRGPKSQTAPPLLPVQKCSKINGKSCSQAKGKLSRTPASGLASDRSNSETTTPLEDSSRTFMDTSPNEACVSLPSGPACTDSEEIQRETAYPDGKVEKFLKNGCHLIFFPNGTWKKVGSDGKTVTITFFNGDVKQVMPDQTVIYYYADAKTTHTTYSDGLEVLQFSNGQIEKHYPDGKKEITFPDQTIKNLFTDGQEESIFPDGTIVRIQRDGSKTIEFTNGQRELHTSQFKRREYPDGTVKTVYLNGQQETKYTSGRIRVKDKDGNIIMDTKV
- the CENPJ gene encoding centromere protein J isoform X3 — encoded protein: MLMLHQQTKEYNVKMPAVEDPGSEQNFVAHWMSDSSRAGVLLDPSFTGLKINTEDLLSGPDNITAFPAEVLHLSDSCSVSDDSLCEESGSSRMLQQCTTETSFPAAAACNLETSKTDFVHGEVDGQNKSAHSDPLLQKLEQLKELQQQKQEQLKKQQMEQLQRLMEEQQKLLSMVSGQTAVLGKNMWCPEQKMEILMESDDDHIDPLCVKNADLSENSSRGKHLWTDTEERPIKAAIQEKKQTFEEFLEEQIKLEEQRREQTQKLQRTNGSAVQKPVIKRPFLKRGEGLTRFTNAKSNITKPGRNTPKLQQKASDDRNVTKVDGSQIQKKTVPPGKELVPENPLAQCKKYNHADKAKHCPIQKTLVLRNHNGKNIETRMQPGKNHDGQMKDSFPSEINNKVENKENLVGFDKFNIGKIRKKLPGTEKPQLPCELASAFSNSKCPVGNPVKDSELSFEVSFQNKLENWEKEKEKENLELDEFLFLEQAADEISFSSNSSFVQRILAQDQQTLKGRRMSSTPIKVKQQQVKALAAELTNKENRKADCMIQGNINDRAVMHTVSNSGTAFRMKDPLNKTDSVIFSASSMTAAPALKSNQWIVNEDKGEGSGDTTTDSESEFETTLKHENEDARTSVISHRESDPEFFDYGGSVTDISKESKNGDGDLGLSDKDCSALLKQKILKASDHQKNMSCISRNKFEFDDERTWSDLDETDVNSDLPEKYTKKPLQMDFSSKNDTTVPDKVIKRKVASKRGDEISEESAVDTDSNGPPASNLMMKLFLSLKPKQKAGCHSEREIKSNVEQEPGGKTVPSQVLRERLTELETEIERFRAENATLTKLREEREHALASIRKEIADFQQQKAQELAEIEEYKKKEIKKLQKERKVFEKYTTEARAIPDKKERDEIQALKQQIAELQEDLKQKEVKWSTTHRRLKDRIEALVNENMDLKEEIKIMERFRLEAWKKVESAGSRRKTENSGPTLKRAESYLPNRGPKSQTAPPLLPVQKCSKINGKSCSQAKGKLSRTPASGLASDRSNSETTTPLEDSSRTFMVDTSPNEACVSLPSGPACTDSEEIQRETAYPDGKVEKFLKNGCHLIFFPNGTWKKVGSDGKTVTITFFNGDVKQVMPDQTVIYYYADAKTTHTTYSDGLEVLQFSNGQIEKHYPDGKKEITFPDQTIKNLFTDGQEESIFPDGTIVRIQRDGSKTIEFTNGQRELHTSQFKRREYPDGTVKTVYLNGQQETKYTSGRIRVKDKDGNIIMDTKV